One Capsicum annuum cultivar UCD-10X-F1 chromosome 2, UCD10Xv1.1, whole genome shotgun sequence genomic window carries:
- the LOC107858823 gene encoding U-box domain-containing protein 7, whose protein sequence is MEEMVVEALLFGDRQAQLLAATQLPQFSSKQRHNIAEKGIVPPLVMMLSTNDYEVIEAALFALLSIAFRSERNKKLIAKSGAITVLLDVLQCENKLLVELGVAFLLTLSSCGSNKLAIASSGAIPLLLELLNSQSCNSMSLQANLDILSTLHNLSTCNQLIPSIVSYGGVATLLVLINLTSELLIEKAVALLENLVSSSRIALEKAAGTGGAIQCLVEAMEEGSRQCKEHAVAILLLICESCRDRYRGMILREGAMAALLQLSVHGTRRARDKAKRLLLLLRDCSNCGHMTKQPKNIMLLEQIMRQIEQGVGEPEGMSVAFLEEMISKLRT, encoded by the exons ATGGAAGAAATGGTGGTGGAAGCTCTCCTCTTTGGTGATAGACAAGCACAGCTCCTTGCTGCAACACAACTTCCTCAATTTTCCAGCAAGCAAAGGCACAACATCGCCGAAAAAGGCATTGTTCCTCCATTGGTTATGATGCTGAGTACTAATGATTATGAAGTCATTGAAGCTGCACTTTTTGCTCTGCTTAGTATAGCATTTCGTAGTGAAAG GAACAAGAAACTCATAGCAAAATCAGGGGCCATAACAGTGTTATTAGATGTGCTTCAATGCGAAAACAAATTGTTAGTAGAGCTAGGAGTGGCATTTCTCTTGACCCTCTCTTCTTGTGGTTCAAACAAGCTGGCAATTGCTTCATCTGGGGCTATCCCACTTCTACTTGAATTGTTAAATTCACAATCATGCAACAGCATGAGCTTACAGGCTAATTTGGACATCTTGTCAACACTTCACAATCTTTCAACTTGCAATCAGCTCATCCCTTCCATTGTTTCATATGGTGGGGTAGCTACCTTGCTTGTACTAATAAACCTCACCTCAGAGTTGTTGATAGAAAAAGCCGTGGCGTTGCTAGAGAATCTTGTTTCTTCATCAAGAATTGCACTGGAGAAAGCAGCAGGAACAGGAGGAGCAATCCAGTGTCTAGTGGAGGCCATGGAGGAAG GTTCTAGACAATGTAAAGAACATGCAGTGGCTATTCTGCTCCTAATATGCGAAAGCTGCAGAGATAGATACAGAGGAATGATCCTGAGGGAAGGAGCAATGGCAGCACTGCTTCAGTTGAGCGTTCATGGGACAAGGAGAGCGAGAGACAAGGCAAAAAGACTGCTTTTACTTCTAAGAGACTGTTCAAATTGCGGCCACATGACTAAGCAGCCGAAGAATATTATGTTATTGGAACAGATTATGAGACAGATTGAGCAAGGAGTAGGAGAGCCAGAAGGGATGTCAGTAGCTTTCTTGGAGGAAATGATTTCGAAACTTAGAACATGA